In the genome of Raphanus sativus cultivar WK10039 chromosome 4, ASM80110v3, whole genome shotgun sequence, one region contains:
- the LOC108832921 gene encoding proline-rich protein 2, which translates to MRILSGRGGGAFCLLFVLVLCSAVRSLGRDVDVVGYAESNKNKSPHAYLGLRVTIECKAAETKDHFVTRGSGEVDETGKFSLSIPHDDMVGEDGNLKEACYAQLHSASGNPCPAHDGIEASKIVILSKDGENHVLGIKQNLKFSPEICFSKFLWDMPKFPLPPPLKIPPFPKIKKPCPPKIKLPPLLPIYKPPVVIPKKPFPPKIAHKPSVPTYKPPVPIYKPPVPIYKPPVPIYKPPVVIPKKPCPPLHKPIYKPPVPIYKPPVVIPKKPCPPKAPLPKYKPIYKPPVPIYKPPVVIPKKPCPPKAKVPIYKPPVPIYKPIYKPPVVIPKKPCPPLPKLPPFPPKYIPHPKFGKWPPFPSHP; encoded by the exons ATGAGGATACTATCGGGACGCGGGGGAGGTGCTTTCTGCCTCCTCTTTGTGCTTGTTCTTTGTTCAGCGGTTCGTTCTCTCGGCCGTGACGTCGATGTCGTTGGCTACGCCGAAAGTAACAAGAATAAGAGCCCCCATGCATACTTAG GACTCCGAGTAACCATAGAATGCAAGGCGGCCGAGACAAAAGATCACTTTGTTACAAGAGGAAGCGGAGAAGTTGACGAGACAGGAAAGTTTAGTCTCAGTATTCCACATGATGACATGGTTGGAGAAGACGGAAACCTAAAAGAAGCTTGCTATGCTCAGCTTCACAGCGCTTCAGGGAACCCTTGTCCAGCCCACGACGGCATCGAGGCCTCTAAGATCGTGATTTTATCGAAGGATGGAGAAAACCACGTTTTGGGGATCAAACAAAATCTTAAATTCTCACCGGAGATTTGCTTCTCAAAGTTCTTGTGGGATATGCCTAAGTTCCCTTTGCCACCACCGCTTAAAATTCCTCCATTTCCTAAGATCAAAAAGCCTTGTCCCCCAAAGATAAAGCTTCCACCATTGCTCCCTATTTACAAGCCACCGGTGGTGATCCCCAAGAAGCCGTTCCCACCAAAGATCGCACACAAGCCTTCAGTGCCCACCTACAAGCCGCCAGTACCTATCTACAAGCCACCAGTACCTATCTACAAGCCACCAGTACCTATCTACAAGCCACCGGTGGTGATTCCAAAGAAGCCGTGTCCGCCACTTCACAAGCCGATCTACAAGCCCCCAGTGCCTATCTACAAGCCACCGGTGGTGATTCCAAAGAAGCCGTGTCCGCCAAAAGCTCCGCTGCCTAAATACAAGCCGATCTACAAGCCCCCGGTGCCAATCTACAAGCCACCGGTGGTGATTCCAAAGAAGCCGTGTCCGCCTAAAGCTAAGGTGCCAATCTACAAGCCGCCGGTGCCCATATACAAACCAATCTACAAGCCACCAGTGGTGATTCCAAAGAAACCGTGTCCACCACTTCCTAAGCTTCCGCCTTTCCCACCTAAATACATTCCACACCCTAAGTTTGGGAAATGGCCTCCTTTCCCTTCTCATCCTTGA
- the LOC108854821 gene encoding translocon-associated protein subunit alpha, with product MKMNVRVLFLALLLLASPLLQVARCQVDDDHSSIVDDVVGEHSDSGAEEDDQDLDLNLTSAPGVETVSVFPHNSGRLVIAGEDTELIVALRNDGKSRVGVMGIRASVHLPYDHKLLVQNLTVLRINNASIPYSVQATFSYVFAVSQYLQPGAFDLVGYVIYDVEGKAYQNVFYNGTIEVVESGGLLSGESVFLITLGIALLLLLGLWAYSQVQRLTKKTKKVSKVEVGTRSVDASLDEWLEGTHLAKTLSGKSKSKKN from the exons atgaagatgaacgTTAGGGTTTTGTTTCTGGCTCTCCTTCTCCTCGCATCTCCTCTGCTCCAAG TTGCTAGATGTCAAGTGGACGATGATCATTCCAGCATTGTTGACGATGTTGTGGGAGAACACAGTGATTCTGGTGCCGAGGAAGATGACCAGGACTTGGATCTCAACTTGACCTCAGCTCCAGGAGTTGAGACTGTCTCTGTTTTCCCCCATAACAGTGGTAGAT TGGTTATAGCTGGAGAAGATACTGAGCTCATTGTTGCTCTCAGGAATGATG GGAAATCTAGAGTTGGTGTGATGGGAATTAGGGCCAGCGTTCATCTTCCTTATGATCATAAGTTGTTGGTTCAGAATCTTACCGTCCTG AGAATCAACAATGCCTCCATCCCATATTCAGTTCAAGCAACATTCTCCTACGTCTTTGCTGTCAGCCAGTACCTACAG CCTGGAGCATTTGATCTGGTGGGTTATGTTATCTACGACGTGGAAGGGAAGGCATACCAGAATGTCTTCTACAATGGAACCATTGAGGTGGTTGAATCTGGAGGTCTTCTCAGCGGTGAGTCTGTCTTCCTTATAACACTTGGGATtgctctcctcctcctcctcggtCTATGGGCATACAGCCAAGTTCAGCGTCTCACTAAG AAAACCAAAAAGGTGTCAAAGGTGGAAGTAGGAACAAGGTCTGTCGACGCATCACTGGACGAGTGGCTCGAG GGAACTCATTTGGCCAAGACATTGTCTGGGAAATCAAAGAGCAAGAAGAACTAA
- the LOC108854823 gene encoding triosephosphate isomerase, chloroplastic has translation MASSLTAAGTQPSAPSFSGLRRTCPKLDAAVSFSHRVNSSVRLVSSSHRSPRGVVAMAGSGKFFVGGNWKCNGTKDSITKLVSDLNTATLEPDVDVVVSPPFVYIDQVKSSLTDRIEISGQNSWVGKGGAFTGEISVEQLKDIGCKWVILGHSERRHVIGEKDEFIGKKAAYALSEGLGVIACIGEKLEEREAGKTFDVCFDQLKAFADAVPSWDKVVVAYEPVWAIGTGKVASPQQAQEVHVAVRDWLKKNVSEEVASKTRIIYGGSVNGGNCAELAKEEDIDGFLVGGASLKGPEFATIVNSVTSKKVAA, from the exons atggcttCCTCTCTCACTGCCGCTGGCACTCAGCCCTCTGCCCCTTCTTTCTCTGGCCTCCGCCGTACTTGCCCCAAGCTCGACGCCGCCGTCTCCTTCTCCCACCGCGTCAACTCCTCTGTCCGTCTCGTTTCCTCCTCGCACCGGTCTCCTAGAGGCGTTGTCGCCATGGCCGGATCCGGAAAG TTTTTCGTTGGAGGAAACTGGAAGTGT AACGGTACTAAGGACTCCATCACCAAGCTTGTCTCTGACCTCAACACCGCCACCTTGGAACCAGATGTTG ATGTTGTTGTGTCGCCTCCGTTTGTGTACATCGACCAAGTCAAATCATCCTTGACAGACCGTATCGAAATATCTGGTCAGAACTCTTGGGTTGGGAAAGGCGGTGCCTTCACCGGCGAAATCAGCGTGGAACAGCTCAAAGACATTGGCTGCAAGTGGGTCATTCTTGGCCATTCCGAAAGGAGGCATGTCATCGGAGAAAAGGATGAG TTTATTGGGAAAAAAGCTGCTTACGCGTTGAGCGAGGGTCTTGGAGTGATAGCTTGTATCGGGGAGAAGCTAGAAGAGAGGGAAGCTGGCAAGACTTTTGATGTTTGCTTCGACCAATTAAAGGCCTTCGCTG ATGCGGTGCCTAGCTGGGACAAGGTAGTGGTTGCATACGAGCCAGTATGGGCGATTGGAACTGGCAAAGTTGCATCTCCCCAGCAAGCACAGGAAGTCCATGTAGCTGTCCGTGACTGGCTCAAGAAGAATGTCTCTGAAGAAGTTGCTTCCAAAACAAGGATCATATACGGAG GTTCTGTCAATGGAGGCAACTGTGCTGAGCTTGCCAAAGAAGAAGACATTGATGGTTTTCTTGTCGGCGGTGCCTCCTTGAAG GGACCTGAGTTTGCGACCATTGTGAACTCAGTCACGTCAAAGAAAGTTGCTGCTTGA
- the LOC108852275 gene encoding uncharacterized protein LOC108852275, with translation MIEPPDTAEKSSSRRLLFDRRYGWVVDEWKDPSEEALAGGRGMFCVVPLGKTLFQTASQSINSAVKIIDMKLQKWQNPMHNPSSSLVDTNGDSAFPEKSKT, from the exons ATGATAGAACCGCCAGACACCGCAGAAAAAAGCTCCTCCAGGCGCCTTCTCTTTGACCGCCGTTACGGCTGGGT GGTCGACGAGTGGAAGGACCCATCCGAGGAAGCTCTCGCCGGCGGAAGAGGAAT GTTTTGTGTAGTTCCTTTGGGCAAAACTCTGTTTCAGACAGCTTCACAATCA ATTAACTCGGCCGTGAAAATTATAGATATGAAGCTTCAGAAATGGCAAAATCCTATGCACAACCCAAGTTCTAGTCTTGTAGACACTAATGGAGATTCAGCGTTCCCTGAAAAAAGCAAAACCTga
- the LOC108848413 gene encoding bZIP transcription factor 30 encodes MGGGSGTDTSMTQRPSSIPKQQLPLIPNHHSNQPPPPLIRSSSPQPFTAGTPPPIPPYSQIPATLQLKHSRSTSQPSSFFSFDSLPPLNPSPPVEERNGAGFSPSLPPSPFTMCHSTSRIIGDGPENLPPRKSHRRSNSDVTFGFISSSLKSPPLIPSSRSLERSVSGGEGGGASNWSNLVKEEPGRRSESEAMDDIFKAYMNLDNIDVLNSFGGEEMESSGTRKTASSDSEGESSAACGNNVKVSSGVKRRAGGDIAPPTSRHYRSVSMDSGFMGKLDFGGGGDDNKLPLTSSGEGNSSFEFGNGEFTAAEMKKISADEKLAEIVMSDPKRVKRILANRVSAARSKERKTQYMAELEHKVQTLQTEATTLSAQLTHLQRDSMGLTNQNSELKFRLQAMEQQAQLRDALSEKLNEEVQRLKLVIGETSSRSRRESNISKTTLSPEMFQQLSISQQQQMQHSKAQIK; translated from the exons ATGGGTGGTGGTAGTGGCACAGACACCAGTATGACGCAGAGACCTTCCTCCATCCCAAAACAGCAACTCCCTTTAATCCCTAATCACCACTCGAAtcaacctcctcctcctcttatccGCTCCTCCTCCCCACAGCCTTTCACCGCCGGAACTCCGCCTCCGATCCCTCCCTACTCTCAGATCCCGGCCACCTTACAGCTCAAACACTCCCGCTCCACCTCCCAgccctcttccttcttctccttcgaCTCCCTCCCGCCGTTAAACCCTTCTCCGCCGGTGGAGGAGAGAAACGGCGCCGGGTTCAGCCCGTCTCTGCCTCCGTCACCGTTCACGATGTGTCATTCCACCTCTAGGATCATCGGCGATGGTCCCGAGAATCTACCGCCGAGGAAGTCTCATCGGCGTTCCAACAGCGATGTCACGTTCGGGTTTATTAGTTCGAGTCTGAAGTCTCCTCCTTTGATCCCATCATCGAGGTCTCTGGAGAGATCCGTCTCCGGGGGAGAGGGTGGTGGTGCTTCGAATTGGTCCAACTTGGTCAAGGAAGAGCCTGGAAGAAGATCCGAGAGTGAAGCTATGGACGATATCTTCAAGGCTTATATGAATCTTGATAACATTGATGTTTTGAACTCTTTCGGAGGAGAGGAGATGGAGAGCAGCGGGACGAGGAAGACTGCCAGCAGTGACTCCGAAGGAGAGAGCAGTGCTGCCTGTGGCAACAATGTGAAGGTTTCTTCAGGTGTGAAGAGGAGAGCCGGGGGAGACATTGCTCCTCCAACTAGTAGACACTACAGGAGTGTCTCCATGGATAGTGGTTTCATGGGGAAACTGGactttggtggtggtggtgatgataaTAAGCTTCCGCTGACCAGTTCTGGTGAAGGGAATTCGAGTTTCGAATTCGGAAACGGTGAGTTTACTGCGGCTGAGATGAAGAAGATCTCAGCTGATGAGAAACTCGCCGAGATTGTTATGTCTGACCCTAAGCGTGTTAAaag GATATTGGCGAACCGTGTGTCTGCTGCACGTTCAAAGGAGCGGAAGACGCAGTACATGGCAGAGTTAGAACACAAGGTGCAGACCCTTCAGACTGAAGCCACTACGTTATCAGCTCAGCTCACGCATTTGCAG AGAGATTCAATGGGGTTGACGAACCAGAACAGTGAGCTCAAGTTCCGTCTTCAAGCTATGGAGCAGCAGGCACAACTCCGCGATG CTCTGTCTGAGAAACTGAATGAAGAAGTCCAGCGATTGAAGCTGGTGATAGGTGAGACAAGCAGCCGCAGCAGGAGGGAATCTAACATATCGAAGACGACGCTAAGCCCGGAGATGTTTCAGCAGCTAAGCATTAGCCAGCAGCAGCAGATGCAGCATTCCAAAGCACAGATCAAATGA